The nucleotide window GCGGGCCCGGACTTCGACCCGTACTACGAGCACTCCGGCGGCTACGGCTACACGTGGTTCCGCGACGACGCGGAGATATCCGGGTTCCTGCTCGGCGCGGCCGACGCGGTCGGCGTCGACCTCGACGACCGGCACGCCCGCTCCGCGCGGATGTACGTCGCCACGCAGCGCCCGGACGGCTCGTGGCCCCACCGGGTGTGGCCCCGCGACGGCGCGCTCGCGCCCGGGTGGGCGAACGCCCGCATCGAGGACGGGCCGGACGTCGACTACCAGGCCGACCAGACGGGCAGCGTCGTCGCGTACCTCGCGCGGGCCCGCGACGCGGGCACCGACGTCGACGGGCTCGACCAGACGCTGGTCGCCGCACTCGCGGGTCTCGACCGGACGCTCGAACCCGACGGCCGGCCGGTGGTCTGTCAGAACGCGTGGGAGGACTCCGCCGGTCGGTTCACCCACACCGCCGCGACGTTCCTCGAGGCGTACAGCGAACTCGGCCGCCACGGGGAGGGGCTGACCGTCGACGCGCTCGACGACCCCGACGCCGTGCCCGGTGCCGCGTCGCTGCCGGACGACCTCGCCGCGCACGCCCGCGACCGGGCCCGCGAGGTGTACGAGGCGCTCGACGACCTGTGGGTGCCCGAGCGCGGCTGTTACGCGCTCCGCGAGACGGTCGACGGCGGGATCGACGACCGCCTCGACTCCGCGACGCTGGGGCTCGCGGCCGCGCACCGCTCGTTCGACGCGCTCGGACGGGCGGGCGACGGGGGCGACGGCGAGGACGCGACCGGCGCGGTCGACGCGGAGCGTCTCGACCGCCTCGTCTCGCACGTCGAGACGGTCGTCGACGGGCTCTACCACGAGACCGACGCGATCACCGGGCTGACCCGTTACGAGGGCGACGGCTGGCGGCGCGCGGGCCAAGCGTCAGAGAAGGTGTGGACCGTCTCGACCGCGTGGGGTGCGAACGCCTGCGCGGAGCTCGCCGCGCTGCTCGCGGCGCACGACGACCCCCGCGCCGCCGATCTGGTCGAGCGCGCCCGCGACCTGCTCGCGCACGTCTCGCCCGGGGGCAGCCTCTGCGAGCCGACGACGTACCTCCCCGAGCAGTTCTTCGACGACGGAACGCCCGACAGCGCGACGCCGCTCGGCTGGCCGCACGCGATCCGGCTGGCGACCGTCGCGCTGCTCGA belongs to Halorubrum sp. DM2 and includes:
- a CDS encoding glucan 1,4-alpha-glucosidase; translation: MQLRDALDDYKRHAGDGTRFPGERRTVSGRFSGGDGRLVHVGGDGELRDFGYPLTGQTGLVRSRIGLAVDGEVTWLDEADTTQRYVGDTALVETVHETPWATVTRHDLTLGDAHLTRATLDVGEDGHANVDPDALSLVVYVRFAPDGRDDRVGQLRYDDAVEVYHADEHDFLASATGFADLRGQLPATFPELLDEDPTDLPRDRDGDRYEEERLSGEVIADVPFEDGVATVATLLTDRSETDRETARERLDALFADLDSVDALADAAADALPSVPESAPARESVVADLRVLSLLSAPSGLRIAGPDFDPYYEHSGGYGYTWFRDDAEISGFLLGAADAVGVDLDDRHARSARMYVATQRPDGSWPHRVWPRDGALAPGWANARIEDGPDVDYQADQTGSVVAYLARARDAGTDVDGLDQTLVAALAGLDRTLEPDGRPVVCQNAWEDSAGRFTHTAATFLEAYSELGRHGEGLTVDALDDPDAVPGAASLPDDLAAHARDRAREVYEALDDLWVPERGCYALRETVDGGIDDRLDSATLGLAAAHRSFDALGRAGDGGDGEDATGAVDAERLDRLVSHVETVVDGLYHETDAITGLTRYEGDGWRRAGQASEKVWTVSTAWGANACAELAALLAAHDDPRAADLVERARDLLAHVSPGGSLCEPTTYLPEQFFDDGTPDSATPLGWPHAIRLATVALLDDELPQFADRAAADD